A segment of the Deinococcus multiflagellatus genome:
TCCACCCTGGCGGTCCAGCCCGCGGCCCACTGTCGGGGCCAGACATGCGCTCACCAGCAGCGCGCCGGTGAACGCCAGGCTGGTCTGCACCCGGGTCCAGCCGTAAGCCTGTTCCGTGGCGACCGCCAGCAGTGGCTGGGCGTAATACAGCGCGCCGTAACTCACCGTGCATAAAAGTGCCAGCGTCCACACGACCGGACGCGTGGACGCTGAGGGGGCCATCATCAGCCCAGCGAAATGGGAGCCTGAGGGGCGCAGCAGCCGGAGTCCGGTGAGCAGCCATCGGCCGTCGCCTCGGCCGGTGCACCGCAGCTGTCACCCGCCTTGCACTGCACGCCAGGGGTCCGCAGGTGCACCGTGATCTGTTCAGACGCAATATCAACGTGCGTCACGTGGTACTGCATCGCCGGGGTGGTGGTGTTCCCGTACTCAAAGCGCACTTCGGCTTCCGCACGCACCGGAATATGCTTCACCACGCGGTCATAGATGGCCAGGAATTTCCGGTTCGTCATGAATCCGGCCTTGGCCTCTTCCGCACTGCCATCCATCAGTTGAATGATCGTCTCACGCCAGGCGTTGGCTTTACCGCCGCAGTCCATCGCTTCGATGGTCACGGCTTTGACTTCCGTGACGTGGTATCCAGCGGGCACCAGGACTTCGCCGTGGAGATGGAATTGCAGCGGCCGCTGGGGCAAGGTCCGCAGCGTAGCGATCAGTGCTTCGGTGTTGGTGTGTTCGCTCAGGCCGGGGATGGGGGCAGTCAAGGTCTGGGTCATGGCAGGTCTCCTTATCGATGTTCTTCGATGCGTTAAGGCAAAAAAATCAGCAGGTGGTGCAGGTTGGGGCGGCTGGTGTAACGAATTTGGGCAGTTGAGGCCACTTGAACGGCTGAGCCAGATGCGCGCAGCGCTGCCGCCCCGCTTCCCGGAGGAGGTGCTGGTGATGTTCGCGGGCCAGGAATTCGAGCGTGATGGGGTTCATACGGCCTCCTTCTGGGGCTGGGGCACCGCGGCGAGCAAGGTCTCCAGGGCGGTGCGGGCGATGAACATGCCCTGCGCACTGAGGGTGTAGTACGTCCATTTGCCGCGCTTCTCGGACTCGACCAGACCAGCCTCCACGAGCAGCTTCATGTGGTGGCTGGTGGTGGGCTGGGTCAGGCCGAGCAGCTGCTGGACGTCGCAGGTACAGACGCCCTGCCCGGTGGAGCAGCAGCCGGCGTCCACGGTCGCCAGGAAGTGCAGAGCCCGGAGACGGTGCACGTCCCCTAACGCTTTGAACACAGTTGCTGTTCCATCGAAGTCCATGGATGTAATCTACAGAACGCATAGAAGAATGTCAATGGGAGAGTGATGCACCTCTGCCTTACCTCACCAGATGCCGCACCACCACGGCTGCGTCCTGCCCCGCACCGCGCAACGTCGCTGACGCGAGCGCCCGCTGTCCACTCAGCCCCACGAAGTACAGGCCACTCACCGTGCGGCTCACCCCCAGCCGCTGCACCGGTTCGCCCTGCCGGTCCAGCGCCCCCGTGCCGCGCAGGAAGTCCAGATTCGCCCGGTACCCGGTGGCAAAGATCACTGCATCCACCCGCTCTTCCTGACCATCCGGCCACACGACACCACCGGCCGTGAAGCGCGTGAACATCCGCCGCTCGTCCAGTTTTCCCCGGCGGAAGGCGGCACGGTAGACACCTGGATCGAAGACATGCCGGGGGGACGGCAGCCGCCGGAGGTGTCCTAAGGTCAGCTGATCCACCCGCGCCCAGGTGATCCAGTCATGCACGTCACGTCCCAGAGGCCGCTGCGGCGTGAACTGCACCCGCGTCCGGTTGGCCAGGGTGACGCGGGCGACTTCAGTCAGTTCCACCGCGATCTGCACCGCCGAGTTTCCCGCGCCCACCACCAACACCCGCTGCCCCACGAAGGGCGACGGTTCCTGGTACGCCAGCGAGTGCAGCACTTGCCCCCCAAACGTCTCTCTGCCTGGAACCTCGGGCATGAACGGGCGGCGAAAGGTACCTGTGGCGGCCACGACGGCACGTGCACAGAAGATGCGCCCATCCGCACTCAGGACCCGAAACTCTTCCCCATCAGGCAGCACCTGCGCCACCTCGGCCCCGGTCACGATGGGAAACTGGAAATGGGCGGCATAGGCCTCTAAGTAGGCCACGACCTCATTCCGCGTGGGATATCGCTCTGGGTCTCCAGAAAAAGGCCAGCCGGGCAGTGAGGCATGCCGGGCCGGGGAAAACAGCTTCAGGCTCGCGTAATGCTGCGGCCACGCCCCCACTGGCCTTTGACCGGCTTCCAGCACCTGGAACCGCAGACCGTGACCCTGCAGGTGGTACGCCGTGGCCAGGCCAGCCTGCCCCGCCCCGATGACCAGCACATCCAGTCGCGTGGTCATGACAGGCCCCCTTGAGGGAGCGCCAGGTGCAGGACCACAGCGGAGGCAGGACATCCCCCTTGAAGCTGAGACGACGCCTGGAGGGCGGCTGGGAGCTTGTCGCGCGTGACCGGCGTAAAGCCGAGCTTGGGAAAGAAGGCTGCTGCGGTGGTGGTGAGCAGTGCCAGGGTCTCCAGCCCCGCCGCCGTCGCCCGCTCGATCATCTCCCGCGTTAAGGCCTGTCCCAGACCCCTCCCCTGTTGATCGGCGCGCACCGCCACCGAGCGCAGCAACCCGTGAGGGCCGTACCGTTCCAGGCCTGCCACCCCCAGCACCTCGTTCCCCTGTACCGCTAGCACGAAGTCAGGGAAATGGGGCTGCACACCCGCCAGAGACAGATCAGCCGCGATCAGAAGGTTTTCAACCACCGGCAGATCGGTCGCCGTGGCTTCACGGAAGGTCACGAGGCCGCGCATGGTCCCCCATCCTCAGCGGCACAGGCGCATTCGGCCTCCAGCGCGTCGGCCAGCAGTTCCAGGGCCCGCAGCACACTGGCCTGCTCATTGGGTGGGATACGCCCCAGCAGGCGAGCAGACTGGTGGCCCAGTTCTGTATTCAGGCGGCGGACCTGCGCCTGACCTTCCTGCGTCAGGGTGAGCACCACGACCCGCCGGTCGGTCTGCCCTGGTTGCTTGTCGATCAGGCCCTCCCGAACCAGTTCATCCACGTTGCGGCTCATCCAGGCTTTGTCGGCGCCCAACTGGCGGCCGAGAGTGGCGAGCGTCAGGGGCCCGGCCCGGCCGAGGATGGTGAGGATCTGGCAGCGGGTCAGGCTATGAAGGCCGCAGCACTGCGCGGTGTGCTGCTGGAGGCTGGTGTGCAGCCGGGTGATGCGGCGCAGCAGGTCGCTGGGGTCCTGGGTCATCCTCGCTCCTTTCGTTGCACTTGACAACGATCTACAGAAACCGTACTTCTGAAGGGAAGTCATTGTCAACGTCAACGACCTGGAGGCCCTATGACCCTGCACTGCCCCCGCCCCGCCACCCCGGCCGACGCCGCCGACATCGCCCGCATTTACACCCAGGGCATCGAAGACCGCAGCAGCACCTTTGAGACCCGGCCCCGCACCGCTGCAGACATCCAGAGCTGGTTTGACGGAACCCATCCGATCATCGTGGTGGAACGGAATGGACAGGTCACCGCGTTCGCCAGCACCAGCCTCTATCGGCCCCGCGACTGCTACGCCGGCATTGCCGAGTTCAGTGTGTACGTGGACCGCGCCGCGCGGGGCACTGGCGCCGGGAAGGCCGCCATGCAGGCCCTGATCGCTGCCGCCCAGGATACCGGGTACTGGAAACTGCTCTCCAGGGTCTTCCCGGAGAACACCGCGAGCCGAACGTTGCTGGTCTCACTGGGCTTCCGTGAGGTGGGCACCTATGAGAAGCATGGCCGGTTGGAGGGGATCTGGAAAGACGTGGTGATCGTCGAGAAGCTGCTCTGAACTGTGGCGGCCTGTGGTGGAATACCGCATGGCCCGCACCACCCGAACATTGAACCCCCTGCACTTTGAGGACCTGGAGCCCCACCGCTTTGAGGATCTGGTGCGCCAACTCGCCTACGAGTACCGGCCCTGGGCCAGCATCGAGGCGACGGGGCGGGGCGGCGCGGATGATGGCATCGACATCCGCGCGTTCGAGCAGAACCGCATGTCCCCGACTGAGGAGACAGACGAGGAAGATCTGCCGCCCCCCGTAGCCGCTGGGCGGCTATGGATCATTCAATGCAAACGCGAGAAACGCATCGGGCCCACGCAGGTGAAGCGCTATGTCGAGGAGAGCGTGCAGGGCCCGGACGTCCCGTACGGCTTCATCCTCGCGGCCGCCTGTGACTTCAGCAAGAAAGCCTATGACGCCTTCCGCTTGGCCCTGATCGGGACAGGTGTGCAGGAGTTCCAGATCTGGGGCAAGGCCGAGCTGGAGGACATGTTGTTCCAACCCAAGAATGATCACCTGCTGTTTGCGTATTTTGGGATCAGTTTGCAGGTCAAGAAACGGACCCGTCAGACCAAACTTCGCAGTCTCCTGGCTTAACGCAAGCGCATTCAGAATGCCTTTGAAACCGAGCGGTGGGACATCAATAAGGACATTCTTCTCGTGGATGCTGGCTCTAAAGACTATCCAGTGATTCCCGATATCGAGGCATTTCAATCAGCGCCGGAATGGGGCGTCTTCAAGCTCAAATATATCTATCCCCAGCATTACCTGGTCTTGGAGCGTCAGCGGCAACTGGCCTACGCCAACTTTGAGACTGGTGAATGGGATGTGCTGGAAGAGAGTCAGGTGACGGTCACTCGGGAGCGTGTTTTCGGCATGCCCCGTCCATCCACCGATCCCTTTGCCGAACCACGACAGCAAGCCTGGGAGGCCTTCGTCCCCTCACGGCACCACGCCGAACTGATAACCCCGGACATCGTTCATCTCCGAGATCTTGTGGCTCTTGCAGAACGCGGCGACGCCATCCACCATCTTCCCATTTTGTATATCGAACCTGCGGCGCCCGGCGAACTGACAGCCCGTGGCGATATCCAATTCCTTGAGACGCCGACTGGACGCCTTGACCTCAGGCGCATTCGAGCCGACCCCGAGAAACGCATTCCCTTCTTCAAAGACTTCCAACTTGAGGAAGGAGATACGCCAGACGCCTGATCAGTCGGCGGCGGTCTCGGCTTCGACTTCCAGGGCGGCCAGGGCGCGCTCGGCGCTCATGGCGGCGCGGGTGCCGGCGCCCACGCTGGTGCCCAGCTGGCGGTAGATGTAGTCGCTGACGTCCCCGGCCGCAAACAGCATGGGCACGCTGGTGTAAATCTCGTCGGTCACGTCCACGTAGCCGTCGGGACGCAGCTTCACAGTGTCCTGCACGAACCCGGTGTTCGGCACGTGCCCGATAAAGATGAACACGCCGTCGGTCGCCATGTCCTGCACTTCGCCGGTCTTGAGGTTCTTCAGGCGCACGCCCGTCACGGTGTCGTCGCCCTGAATCTCCTCGACTGCCGTGTCCCAGATGAACTTCATCTTGTGGTTGGCAAACGCGCGGGCCTGGGCCACCTTGTTGGCGCGCAGCGAGTCGCGGCGATGAATCAGGGTGACCTCGGCGGCAAACTTGGTCAGGAACAGGCCTTCTTCCACGGCCGCGTCGCCGCCGCCCACCACGACCACCTTCTTGCCCCGGTAAAAGAAGCCGTCGCAGGTGGCGCAGGTGCTCACACCCTTGCCCCAGAAGTGCTCTTCTCCGGGCACGTACAGGCGCTTGGGGTTGGCGCCCGTGGCCAGAATCACGGCCTTGGCGCGGTAGGTGCCGCTGTAGCCGGTGACTGTAAAGGGGTACTCGTGCGCCTGATCATCGTCACTGCGGACAATGGCCTGCACCTCGTCCATTTCAATGACGCCGCCGAACTTCTCGGCCTGCTGCTGCATGCGGCTGGCCAGCTCCATGCCGCTGATGGGTTCGGGAAAGCCGGGGTAGTTCTCGACTTCCTCGGTCTGGGCGATCTGGCCGCCGGGCAGACCTTTTTCCAGAATCAGGGTACTCAGGCTGGCGCGGCCGGTGTAGATCGCAGCGGTCAGGCCGGCGGGGCCGCCGCCGACGATAACCACGTCGTAGTGCTGGGTCATTTTGAGTCCTTTCCGTTGCGGAGCTGCGCCGCTTCTTTTGCGCCGTGATACGCGTGTTGCTCAGCCCATTGAGCCGCCGCCTCAATGTTGTAGGGCACACGCCGGAAGGTGACGTTCCATGCGCCCCCTTCACCCTCCAGCAGCACCCAGCGGGCGAGGGGCGAGCCGTCTTTCTGCCGGGAGACCGCACCCGCGTTCACCACGGTCAAGGCACCAATCTGGCGAAGATGTTCCAGGTGGGAGTGGCCCACGATGACGACGCGGGCATTCCCGGTGTTGCTCAGCCGTTCCTGCACCAAGTCGTCATGTGCCCAGGCGTTGCCGTCGCGCAGCAGGTAGGTCCAGGCGGAGTCTGGGGTCCCGTGGGCGGCCAGGACTTGACCGTCGGCCAAGGAGACGGAGGTGGGCAGGCCAGCCACGTACGCTCCAGCGCTTTCGGGGAGCTGCTCATGGAGCCAGGCCAGCATCTCGCGCTTCTCGGTGGTGTCGGTCAACGGCTGGCCCAGCCGCTCGTCGGTGTTGCCCCGCACCTCCAGGACACCGTACTCGGCCTTCAGGTGCTGCTGGAGCTGCCACGCGCCAGCGGGGTCCGCGCCGCCGAACAGCTGATCCCCCAGGTTGACCCAGGCGTCCGGCTGGTGGGCCTTGATGTCCTGCGCGACGGCCTCCAGCGCAAAGCGGTTGCCGTGCACGTCGCCAAAGACGGCAATCTTCATGCGCGCTCCGCGACCCAGGCCTGCACGCGGGCGTCAATCTCATCCCGCACGCGGCGGAACACCTGCAGGCGCTCGTCTTCAGTGCCTGTGGCCGCAGCTGGATCATCGAACGCCCACGACAATCGGTAGGTCGCGTTCGGGAAGATCGGGCAATTTGCTTCTGCACGGTCGCAGACGGTGATCACGTAGGTGAAGTGCTCCGCGATCAGGGGGCGCACACCCTTGGCCTGGAGGTGCTCCGTTGGAAAGCCCTGCTCTTTGAGGACCTGCACCGTGAGGGGGTTCACCTCACCCGGTTCCAGGCCAGCAGAGGTGACCTGATACCGGTCGCCCCCGTGGTGTTCAAGCAGCACCTGGGCCATCTGGGACCGGGCGGTGTTGCCGGTGCAGAGGAAGAGCACGCGGATGGGGCGGGGGGCGTAGGTCATGCGACTTCTCCTTCCGGAACGAATTCCTGAGCGGTGCGGGGCTGGGTTTCGATGGGTTCTGTAAGGGCCAGGAGGTGGTTCGCGGCGACAGCCAGAGCAGCGCCGATAAGCGGAGCGACCCAGTACAGCCAGTGGGCAGTCCAGATGCCGCTGGCCAGCGCCGGGCCAAAGGAGCGCGCGGGGTTCATGCTCGCGCCCGTGATGGGGCCACCCATGGCGGCCTCCAGAGCCACAACGCCACCGACGACCCAAGGCAATCCCGACCGCAGGGCGACCAGGAGCAGGAAGAAGGTCAGGATCAGTTCCAGAACGAACGCCTGCATAACGCTGCCAGCCGGCACGGTGACACCCAGATTGCCCGTCATGCCGAACAGAGCGAGCAGGACGAAGGCCGCCAGAGTCGCCCCGATCAATTGGGCAACCACGTAAGGCAGCACGCGCGCTTTCGGAAACTTTCCAGCCAAGGTCAGCGCAAACGTGGCTGCCGGATTGATATGCGCGCCGCTGATCGGCGCCAGGGCGGCAATGACCGCCGTCACCGTGAGACCGAAGACAGCAGCCACGCCCAAGTGCCCTAACGCCCCCGTCTGCGCTTGAACGACGGCTGCACCAGGTCCGAAGAACACCAAGGCAAAGGTGCCCAAGCCTTCAGCAGTCACAGCGCGGGACAGAGGCACCGTCATCTCAGACCACCGTCACGGCAGGGCTGTCTTCGTAGGTGGGGGGCGCGTCCTGGCCATCGTTCAGAGCCTGCACGAAGGCATCGAACTGGACTTTGAGCTGGTCGCGTACGGTGCGCCAGCGGTCCAGGCTGCCGCCACTGGGGTCCGTGAACGGGTAGTGACGCCGGTTGGTTTTGCCGGGGTACACCGGGCACGCTTCAGCGGCACTGTCACAAACGGTGACGACGTAGTCGAAGTTCTGTGCGTCAGGCACATCCCAGAGGGTCTTGCTGATATGGATCGACAGGTCAATGCCCAGTTCGGCCATCACGGTTTTAGCGTCATCTTTGATCCGCGTGGCTTCGGTTCCGGCGGAATGCACCTCCAGGTCCACGCCCAGGCGCCGGGCCGCGTCACGGGTGAGGGCTTCGGCCATTTGGGAGCGGGCGGAATTGTGGGTGCAGAGAATCAGGACACGGGGCACGGGGCCACGTTAACACACCGATTTCGGTTGATGTGTCAAGGTGCCGTGATCTGGGAAGAGATCGGCGAGAAGCTGGCCACCGATGTAGAACAGGGGCTCGCGGCGCAGCGCGTAATACATGTTCTTGCCGCGCTGCTCGGCGGTCACGAGGCCCGCTTCTTTCAGAATGCCCAGGTGGTACGACACTTTGGACTGCGGCAGATTCAGCAGCGCTTCGAGGTCGCAGACACAGTGTTCGCCCTGGGCGAGATGGCGCACCAGATCGTAGCGGGTGTCCTGGGCGAGCGCCTTGAGCTGGTCCAGCACCGTGGGCGCAGTCAGAGTAGTCACCCATCTATTCTATTCAGTGAGGTGCCGTTGGGTGTGAGTCTGACAGATGGTGGGGCACACTCAAGCATGTTGCGTCCACCCGATCTCCTGTGTCTTCCAGAAGACACGGCGCGCATTGCCCGTGCAGCCTTTCCCCAGGGCAATCTGCACCTGACGCTTCGGGACGAGTCTGGCCTTCTGTTCGATAATGGTGCCTTCCAGCATTTGTTTTCGAGCCGGGGTCGGCCTGCCTTGCCGTCTGGGCCTCGCGCTGGATGATTCTGGCTTCCATTTCAGCGTCCTGAGTTCCTTCCAATCACTCCGCTTGGATTGAATCGCCTAGAAACGATTCAATTCGAATCTATATCAGCCCACCTCAGCAGGGTTAAATTTGGTGCGCTGGGGGATTCCGCTCCTGACCCCAGGGTCCGGGCTCATCTGGCGCACCCGTTGTTCACATCAGACGGGGCGGGAGCCAGGCACGGCAACCGACCCGTATCTCGCTCAGGTGCGTCAGGAGACAGGGTCAAGAAAGAGCGGCGACTCCTGATCAGGGGTCGCCGCTCCGCCCAGCCTTTTACTGCCTGTGCTCGGGATGGGGGTCTTCATCCAGCCACTGCTGATGCACCTGGGCGTGGCTCAGGTTGAGGTGGACATGCTCATCCACGTGATCCACCGCGCTCAGCGGGAGCCAGTGATGCTGGCCGGACTCGTCCTTGGTGAGTTTGATGTACTCGCCGTCCAGACGGTCCACCTGGCCGTGGGGCTGGCCATCGGCGCAGACAACGGGCATGTGCTCTCTGATCTGATCTTGTTCAGTCATCGTGGTGCCTCCTGAGCCCCGAACGTACGCCCCAGTCCCCCATGCCCCGATGAACCCCAAGTCAAATCACCTTCATATCTGAGTAGATTTACATATGAGTGACAGCTCAGCTATCATAGGGCCATGACCCCCTCCTCCAGCCGGAACGATCATCCGGACCACCTGACCTACTTTGTCGAGGGTATGGACTGCGCCAGTTGCGTGCAGACGGTCGAGCGCATGGTGGCCACGCTGCCCGGCACCAGCGACGTGAAGACCAGCTTTACCAAGCAGACCCTGACCTTGCACCTGGATGAAGGGCAGACGCCCAGGGGCCTGCTGGAGAAGAACCTCAAATCGCTGGGCTACGTGCCTGCCCTGCTCGGGTCAGCCGCGCCGGCCGGTTCTCAGCCCCACAACCACCCTGACGGCAACCATGCTGGCCACACCCATGAGGTCGCGCCCCCAGGTACACCGTGGTACCGCACGGGTCAGGGCCGGCTGGTCGTGGTGTCCGGCGCGCTGCTGGCGCTGGCCTGGCTGCTGGGCTTTGTGCAGCCGTCGCTGTCGACCGCGGGCTACATCGCCGCCACCCTGCTCGGCGTCTGGCCGCTGGCGAAGAAAGCGCTTGCCAGTGCGCGCCTGGGTGATCCTTTCAGCATCAACATGCTGGTCAGCCTGGCGGCGATTGGCGCCGTGGCCATCGGGGAAGCCGCTGAGGGCGCCGTGGTGGTTTTTTTCTTCGCAGTCGGCGAGTTGCTTGAAGGCGTGGCCGCTGGCCGGGCCCGCGCCGGCATTCAGGCCCTCGCGGCCCTGGCCCCGAAAACCGCCCTGCTGCTGGACGGCGCTCAGCCCCGGGAAGTCCCGGCCGACGCCTTGCAGGTTGGTCAGACGGTGCAGGTCAACCCGGGCGCGCGCGTGCCGGCCGACGGCACCATCCTGACCGGCACCTCCAGTCTGGATGACAGCCCAGTGACCGGCGAAAGTGTGCCGGTGGTCAAAGGCCCCGGCGACGCGGTCTATGCCGGCAGCATCAACACCGACGGCACCCTACAGCTCCGGGTGGACAAAGCGGCGGCCGACAACACCATCGCGCGCATCATCCACATGGTGGAAGAAGCCGAGGGGAGCAAAGCCCCCACCGCGCGCTTCATTGACCGCTTCAGCCGGTATTACACCCCTGGGGTGGTCCTGGTCTCTGCCCTGGTCGCTCTGGTCCCGCCGCTGTTCTTCGGTGGACTCTGGCATGACTGGCTCTACAAGGGCATCAGCCTGCTGCTGATCGGCTGCCCCTGTGCCCTGGTGCTGAGCGTGCCCGCCTCCATCACCAGCGCCATCAGCGCTGGGACCCGGCGCGGCCTGCTGATCAAGGGCGGCGGCGCGCTGGAGACCATCGGTTCGGTGAGGACCATCGCCTTTGACAAAACGGGCACCCTGACCGCCGGCCGGCCCCGGGTCACTGACATTGTGGGCGACCAGGTGGGCCGGGCCGAGGTCCTGCGCCTGGCGGCGGCGGTGGAGTCCGGCAGCAGTCACCCGCTGGCCAAGGCCATCACCGCCGCCGCGCAGCAGGAGGGCGTGACCATCCCCGCCGCTCAGGGCGCGCAGGCCCTGCCGGGCAAAGGGGCGAGCGCCACGGTGGAGGGGCGCGCCCTGAGCGTGAGTTCCCCCCGTCACGCGGCAGAACTCGCCCCCCTGAGTCCGGCGCTCCTCAGCACCATCACCGCCTTCGAGGAGCAGGGCCGCACCGCCGTCGTGCTGCTGGAGGGCGCCACGCCTCTGGGCGTCCTGGCCATCCGCGACGAACCCCGCCCCGACGCCCGCGCCGCGCTGGCCCGCCTGAAGGACCTGGGCATTCAAACGGTGATGCTCACCGGCGACAACGCCCGCACCGGGCAGGCCATCGGCCGGGACCTGGGGCTGGACGTGCAGGCCGAGTTGCTGCCCGAAGACAAACTGCGCCTCATCGCCAGTTACAAAGCGCAGGGCGGCGTGGCGATGGTCGGGGACGGCATCAACGACGCGCCCGCCCTGGCCCAGAGTGATGTGGGCATCGCCATGGGGGGCGGCACCGACGTGGCCCTGGAAACCGCCGACGCCGCCCTCTTGCGTGAGCGGGTCTCGGGTGTGGCCGACCTGGTGGCCCTGTCGCGCGCCACCATGGGCAACATCAAGGTCAATATCGCCTTCGCCCTGGGCCTCAAGGCCATTTTCCTCGTCACCACCCTGCTCGGCTACACCAACCTCTGGATGGCCATTCTGGCCGACACCGGCGCCACTGCCCTGGTCACCGCCAACGCCCTGCGCTTGCTGCGCTGGAAAGGCCAGGACGCCCTGACCACTCCCGCTCCCCACACGGACGCTGCGGTGCCCGCGTGACGGCCGCAAAGGCGCCCATCACCCTCTACACCGTGCCCAACTGCCCGGACTGCCACGCCGTCGCGCGGCTGCTCAGCCGCTGCGGGGCCGCGTACACCGAACGGGATCTGCGCCAGGACCCAGGCGCCCTGGCGGCGCTGCGCCAGGTCACCGACGTGCGGGTCGCCCCCGTCACCGTGGTGGGCGAGCAGGTCTTTTTCGGCACGGTGGACCAGCAGCGCCCGGGCCTGCTCGCCGCGCTCAAGGGCACCGCATGAAGTGGCGTCCCCTCCTCCTGGTCCTGGCGCTCCTGGTCGCCGAAGGCCTCCTGAAAGCCTGGGCCGTCACCACCCTTGAGCCAGGGGTGAATCGCCCACTTCTTCCAGGTGTCCTTCACCTGGGCTTCACCCTGAATCCGGGCATGGCGTGGGGCCTGCTGGGCGGCTTTGCCGCGCCTCTGGCCGTGCTGCGGGTGCTCGTCGGCCTCGGCCTCGTGGGCGCCCTGGGCCTGGGCCGCGTGCCCCGCCGCTGGATCTGGCCGCTGGCCCTGATCGCGGCGGGCGCGCTGGGCAATGGCCTGGACGGTCTGATGCGGGGCGCCGTGGTGGACTACCTCACGTCACCGCTCCTGGACACCGTGTCCAGAGCGGTATCCAGAGAGCCCTTTCCTGTCTTCAACCTGTCCGACGTGCTGGTGTGTGCCGGGAC
Coding sequences within it:
- a CDS encoding glutaredoxin family protein, with product MTAAKAPITLYTVPNCPDCHAVARLLSRCGAAYTERDLRQDPGALAALRQVTDVRVAPVTVVGEQVFFGTVDQQRPGLLAALKGTA
- a CDS encoding heavy metal translocating P-type ATPase; protein product: MTPSSSRNDHPDHLTYFVEGMDCASCVQTVERMVATLPGTSDVKTSFTKQTLTLHLDEGQTPRGLLEKNLKSLGYVPALLGSAAPAGSQPHNHPDGNHAGHTHEVAPPGTPWYRTGQGRLVVVSGALLALAWLLGFVQPSLSTAGYIAATLLGVWPLAKKALASARLGDPFSINMLVSLAAIGAVAIGEAAEGAVVVFFFAVGELLEGVAAGRARAGIQALAALAPKTALLLDGAQPREVPADALQVGQTVQVNPGARVPADGTILTGTSSLDDSPVTGESVPVVKGPGDAVYAGSINTDGTLQLRVDKAAADNTIARIIHMVEEAEGSKAPTARFIDRFSRYYTPGVVLVSALVALVPPLFFGGLWHDWLYKGISLLLIGCPCALVLSVPASITSAISAGTRRGLLIKGGGALETIGSVRTIAFDKTGTLTAGRPRVTDIVGDQVGRAEVLRLAAAVESGSSHPLAKAITAAAQQEGVTIPAAQGAQALPGKGASATVEGRALSVSSPRHAAELAPLSPALLSTITAFEEQGRTAVVLLEGATPLGVLAIRDEPRPDARAALARLKDLGIQTVMLTGDNARTGQAIGRDLGLDVQAELLPEDKLRLIASYKAQGGVAMVGDGINDAPALAQSDVGIAMGGGTDVALETADAALLRERVSGVADLVALSRATMGNIKVNIAFALGLKAIFLVTTLLGYTNLWMAILADTGATALVTANALRLLRWKGQDALTTPAPHTDAAVPA
- a CDS encoding signal peptidase II; the encoded protein is MKWRPLLLVLALLVAEGLLKAWAVTTLEPGVNRPLLPGVLHLGFTLNPGMAWGLLGGFAAPLAVLRVLVGLGLVGALGLGRVPRRWIWPLALIAAGALGNGLDGLMRGAVVDYLTSPLLDTVSRAVSREPFPVFNLSDVLVCAGTGALLILSWRQDRRAAHARKQPLS